The sequence GCCCGTTGCTGGCCGGGCAGTAGACGCCGCTGATCAGCCACCAGCCGAGCCGCTTGCCGATCACGAGCCGCGAGTTGTTGGTGGTCTCGTCGTGGATGCCGAGCGTGTCGATCACCTCGCTGCCGGAGCTCCAGGTGATCGGGACGGTGGCCGCGGACGTCCAGCCGGTCTGCGCGACCTGCTGCACCAGGTAGCACACCGGCCGGGCAGCCGTGGCGTCCACGTCGGCGGCCAGGTTGCCTATGTCCAACGGCACGTTCGGCGCGGACGACAACGCCGGGTACCGGAGGCCAAGGTTAGGGGTGGTGGGCAACGCAGCCTCCTAGCTGGGCGGGGTGCCGATGATGCGGCCGAGGACCGTCAGGCCGCCGGGCGGCTGGATCAGCACGAGCACGACGTCGTTCACGGCCGGGGAGTACGAGGAGAGGTAGGCGGCCTGGACGGCGGTGCCACGCCAGGACACGGTGACGAGCGCGTTGCTCTCCGCCGCGGCGCCGAGGGCTACCGCGGTGACGATGGCGGGCTCCATCCAGGCGGACGGCGCGCCCTGGGGAGGGCGGTCGCGGTTGATCGCCTCGGCGAGCTTGCTGGTGTTCGTCAGCATCTACACTCCTGACTAATGAAACCAGCCGAAATTGTGAGATGATTCCTGCATGACTTATGAGGCCGCCCCTGAAATGCAGGGCCTGTCCGTGCGCCTGACTCCCGACCGCAACGGCCGGAAGGTCATCACGGGAATCAAGTTGGAAGCCGATGCGATCACTGGCGAGATGCTGCGCAAGATTCCGATCTCGCTGATCGAGAACCGCGCCAACACGGCTGAGGCCCCCGAATCTGACTTGCCGCCGCTGCGCCGGACCGCCGGTATGAGCGGTGAAGACTTCTCCCGACTGGTGGCGGATCACTACAAGCTCTGGGCCAACGTCGTCCCCAACCCCGGCGCCGCGATGGCCTCGAAGTGGGGCATCAAGCCGCCGACCGTGCACACGTGGATTCGGGAGGCCCGGCTTCGGGGGCTCCTCGCGCCTGCCCGACGGGGGAAAGGGGCTTAACGGCTACTCGCCGGTAGGGACGTCACCCTCCGGTCGGGACGACCGGGTGGTGATCTGCTGGGTGCCGCCCGGGGCCAGCGGGATGGTGACCGCGTCGACCAGGTGCAGCTCCGTGGTGCCGTCCGGCGTCAGCACGGTGATCACGTCGCCGCGGTCCAGCGCCGGGTTGACGATGCTCTCGACGTTGATCTGCGCGTTGACCGCCTTGATTCGGTTGAGCAATGCCCTCGCGGCGACCGTGGCCTGCGCCTGAGTGGTGACGGCCTGGCTGGTGTAGCGGTACGGCACCCGGCCGAACGGGCCGCCGACGTAAGTCCGGCTGGTCGGATCGGTGTCGGCGGCGATGACCGGCGCGTACGGTGTCGTCCCGGACACCGAGGACGGGTAGACCACCACGACGTTGTAGGTCCGCGCCCGGTCCCGCAGCCGCTCGCCGGAGAGCAGCACCCCGGACGGCGAGGCGTCCACCGTCCACACCGGGGTCTGGCTCAGCAGCGGCGCGTCCTCCACGACCAGGCCGCCGGTGACGTCGAAATACGCCTCTGCGCCGATCGACGTGGCCAGGTCGGCTACGGCGCCGGCCCGGTCCTGCTCCCAGATCAGCGGTCCGGCCGTGGCCGTCGAGGTGGCGGTTACCGTGGTGGTGATGCCCGGCACGGCGCCGGTCACGAGCCGCACGATCTCTGCGGAGATCCGGGCGGTGGCCACCGCCGCGGTGGGCGTCTCAAACTGACGCCGCTGCACCCGAGCCCACCGGTCCGGCGCCGACTGCACGGAGATCCCGCCGGACGGGCCGACCGACATCGACATCGAGTCCAGGCTGAACACGCCCAGCGGCACGAGCTCGGTGTCACCGCTGGGGTATCGGATGCCGCGGTAGGGGCGCAGCTCGACGCCGATCGTGTCGAGCGTTCCCCACAGGCCACGGTCGGCGATCTGCACGTCAAGCGTGCGGCGCACCCCGGTTCCGGACGCCACGCTCACACTGCCGTCGGTGATCGGGATGTCCGAGGCGAGCAGTGAGCCACCGAGGTAGGCGTCCACCCGGACGATCGCGGTGTGGCTCTCACGCAGCGCCTGCGCGAAGGCCGGGCTCACCGGGTACATCAGGCCCCCGTCAGCAGGTCGGTGTACGTGCCGTACCGAGCAAGCGCGTCCTGGTAGTTGGCGTGCTGGGCCAGCACGGTGGTGTAGGTCCGCTGCGAGACAATGCCGCCGGCCGGGCGGCCCACCGCCACGTACGGCGCCGTCCAGATCCGCCACGGGTGCGGGTAGTAGTCCGGGCGCAGCCGGGACTCGGTCAGCTCGCCGATGCTGAGGTACTGGTGCCGCAGGGTGCTGCCGTACTGCTTCTCCGGTGGGATGTCGAGCAGCAGCTGCGACAGGTCTTTGAGCAATGCCAGCAGCGCATCCGCCTCGGCGTCCGTCTTGGTGCGGATCGTGATGGTGCCCTGCTTCGCCTTCCGCACTCCATCGCTCACGACGATCGGGGTCGCCCGGCCGAGCGGCTGGAGCACCGCCTGGACGACGCCGCGGACCGGCGTGCCCTCGCCCTGGAAATCCACCTTCTGGCTCAGCGAGGGGACGCCCGGGTGGCGCAGCCAGATGTCCGCGACCGTCAGCGTGGCCGGCGCGCTGATGAACGCCCCGGTGCTGGTCGTCGCCGTCCAGGTCGTGGCCGCGCCGAACCAGGATTCGTAGTCGTAGCCGACCCACTGGCTGGAGCCGTCCAGCGTGGCCGGCTCGGCGAGCCGGACCGGGGACGACGTGCCGTCCGGGTCGGTCCGGACGATCGTCGCCGACGTCGCGCCGATGTACTCCAGCTGCAGCAGCACCCGCGGCGGGGCGTTGCCCGGCTCCGGGGTGGCCGTCAGCACGGCGGCCGGGCGCACCATCGACTCGTCGACGTACAGCAGCGTCCCGGACGCCGGCGTGCCGGTCATGCTCACGTTGATCGCGGCCCGGGCGGCGCCGGCCGGCGCGGTGGCCGCGACGGCGAGCTGTGTCCAGGTGTTCGCCGTGACCGCCGTGGTGACCGTGGTCGAGGTGGACAGGTACCCGAACGAGCTGTTGTACCAGTTGATCGAGATGCTGACCCCGCGGGACACCGAGCACCGCACCCAGGCGTCGGCCCGCCACTCGGTGCCGGGCGTGACCCCGGCCGCCGCGTTGGACTCGACCCGGGACGTGGCCGAGCCGTCCGCGGTCAGCAGCAGGGAGGCGGCGCCCTGGTGCGCCTGGGCGGTGCTGCGCGCCGCCGTGCCGCCGAACGCCGTCCAGCCCGCCGCGTCCGTCTCGAAGTACGCGTTGCTGTTCGCGGGCGCGATGGTCACCGGTTCCTCCTACGCGGTCTGGTAGACGGTGGCGGCTGCGACCTCGCCGAGCACGGTGTCGACCTCGATGCGCACCTGCCGGCGGATCGTGTCGGGGCCGAGAGCGATCGTGATGGGCGCCTCGACCGTGATGTGCCGGGCCACTCCCGGGCCAGCGGCCGCCGAGCCGGGACGCCACACCGGCTGCTGAAGCCACCGCTCGCCGACGTGCTGCCAGATCGCCAGCGACCGGGCCTTGTCGCCGAGCCGCGGGATGAACGCCTCGCCGCCGGTCTCCCGCTCCGCCCAGGCGTACATGGTCGGGCCGCCCGCCGCGATCTGCGCCTCCCGCAGCCCGCCGCCGGCCCGCTCGTACACGCCGCCCAGCGCGTTCTTCGACAAGGTGATCCGGCCGTACGTCCGCAGCAGCGAGTCAATCTGCGCCTTGCTCATGCCCGACCGGGACAGGATGGTGCGAAGCTGGCCCAGGTAGGAGTTGTACAGCGCGGTCGCCGCCTTGGCGTTGCCGCCCTCGGCGTACAGCGACTGCGCTGCCTGCTCGGCAGCGCCGAGGTAGGCGAACAGCTGGGTCAGCTCGCTGCGGCCGGCCACCGTCTTCGTGTTGAACGTCGGCTTGGTCCAGGCGAACGCCTTCCTCGCGTCGCCCAGTGCTTCCTCGGCCGCCATCTGGTCGGTGATCGACCGGACCCGGCCCGAGCTGTTCGACGGGGCCCGCGGCGCCGTCTCCGGCAGGTCGTACTTCGGCTTCTCGCTGTACGTCTTGATCAGCGCCCGGCGCTGCTTGGCGTTGACCCCCATCGCCTTGAGCGCCCGGTCGAGCTGCTTAATGTAGTCGTCGTAGACCCGGTTCGCGGCCTTCACCGACCCGGTCTCGGCGTACTTCGCCTCGGCCGCCTGCTGGGCCGCCCGGACCCCGGCGATCAGGGCACTGCGATTGTCGCGCCCCTTCGCCGTCGCCGTTGACCAGGTGCGACCGTTCTCCTTCAACGCCGCGGTCAGCGCGCTCACCGCGCTCCGGGCCGCCAGCAGCGACTCCAGGTAGTCCAGCCGGGTGCCGGTCGGACGGAAGCCGGTCGGCGCGGTGGTCGTCGGCGCCACGTTGACGTAGCCTCCGCCGGCGTAGCCACGCAGCGGGGTCACCCGCTCCGGACCGGCCTCGCCGAACTCGTACGTCGCGCCGCTGCGGCCGTAGCCAATGACGTGCTCGTTGATCACGCCCCCGTTGGCCATCGCGACGTGGATGTGGTTGCGGTGCGCCTCCATCAACGCGGCGTTGAAGCTGCCCTTGTTGACGCCGCGGGTGTACGCGTAGTCCCTGCTCTTGGTGCGGTGGATCAGCTCCAGCGGCCTCTTGCTGGCGAGGAACGACGCGAGGGCGTCCTGCTCGTAGCCCATCCAGTCGACCGCGCGCCCGGATCCGTGCCACTTCGGGTCGCCGGGACGGAACGCGTTCCCAAACTCGCCGGACAACGGGCCGGTCGACTTGATGAGCTGGACAATCTTGTGCCAGACCCCGGAGTCACCGCGCTGGGCTCCCGGGCTCGACGGCCAGTCCCGGTCGAACACCGGGCCAACCGCCTTCGCCACCTCGGCGCGCGACGGGATCCGGGCGCCGGCCACGCTGGCCGGGAACGGCAGAACCAGGCCACCGGTCGCGTACCCGCGGACCTGGCCGGTCGCGTTCATCTCGTCGAGCAGGCCCGGATTCGCGGCCTCGATCTTCTGCCGGGCCTCCTTGCGGATCACGAACTCGTCGGCGTGCACCACGCCGGCCGGCTCGTACTTGCCGCCCGGGCCCGTCCAGCCGCCGGCGTGGAACTCCGGCCGCGCGTTCTTATTGAAAGCACTGGCCGCGGCGCTGACCGAGATGCCCTTCTTCAGGGCCTGCTGGTAGATGAGCAGCTTGTCGAGCTGGCCGGTCACGCCGCCGTAGCCGGACAGCGAGACGTCCGCCTTGTAGCGACCGGCGAACTCGTCGCCGTCCTCCTTCGCCTGCCGGAACTGGCCGGCCAGACCGCTGATCTGCCGCTCGCTCAGCCCGGCAGCCCGCAGTGTCGACCGCAGCGCCGGGGTCATCTCGCCGTCGAAGGTCTGCCCGAGCGCCCCGGCTCGGCCTTCCAGCTCGATGGCGGCCAGCGCCAGATTGCGCGTGGCCTCCTTGGCCTCCGCAGAGTTCTTGCCGTGCTTCTTGACCGCTTCGGCGCTGGCCTTCTGCGCCTCCGTCAGCTTCTGCTGCGCGTCGAGGAACCCGAACACCGGGTCGGCCTCGGACTTCAACTGCTTCGCCAGGTCGTTGAGCGCTGACCGTTCGCCACGCACCGCGGCGGCCGACGCCTCGACCGCGCTGGTGTACTCCTTCTGCGTGCTGGTGCCGGACTGCAGCGCGCCGCCGAGCTCGCCGGTCTTGGCGGTCGCGTCCGCGGTGGTGCCGTTGGACACCTCCAGGGCAGCGGCGTATGCCGGGAACTGCGCGCGGAACTCCTCCATCGAGACGCCGTTAGTGGCGAGCTCACGGGAGAGGTTCGTGAAGGCCACCTTCGCCTGGTCCGCCTGGCCGCCCTGCACCATCTGCGACAGCGCCTGGTCCAGCGCGGTGACCCGCTCGCGCGTCTTGGCGAGGCTGCCCTCCGTGCCGTCCAGGCCCGGGATCAGCGACTCCAGTCCGGACTGCAGGCCGCGCGCCCACGTCGCCTTGCCGCCGGAGTCCGCCAGGATCTGGAACTGGCCGTCAAGCTTCGACAGGTCGCCGCCGAGCAGTCGGGATGCCTCGCCGGCCAGCTGGCCGGACTGCGCGTAACGGCCCAGGCCAGCGGCCAGGGCCTCCGCCTGCGGGTTCAGATCCTTCTGGAACTGGCCGATCACTGCGTCGGCGGCCTGCAGCGCGACGAACGCGCCGGCCACCTTGCCGGCCGCGCCAGCAACCCGCTGCAGGCCACTCGCCGCCCGGGTGCCGACCGGGCCGGTCGCTCGCAGCTCATCGAGGGCCGCCGCGGTGGACCGGCGCGCCTTCACCCAGCCGGCGCCGAGCAGCAGCACCGCGCCGCCGAGCCCGGCCAGCACGGTGATGCCCTGCCCCACCATCGGAGGCAGTTCGGAAATCTGGTCGACGGCCGCGTTGGCGCCCTGGGCGAGCATCCGGAGGCCGCCGTTCGCCCCGGATCCATTCTCGATCGCCAGGGTCTCCAGCGAGCCCTGCAGCCGCTCCAGGTCGCCGATCAGGTTGTCGGTCTGGCGCCGGGCGGTATCCGCGGCGTAGCCCTGGTCGTCGACCTTGTCGATCCAGGTCTGGATGCCGGACGCACCCTGCTCGTACAGCACACTGGCGGCCCGGATCGCATCGCTGCCGAAGATCGTCGCGAGCGCGCTGTTGCGCTGCTCCTGGGTGAGGGTACCGAGCTGCGACTTCAGCGAGCCGGCCAGCTTCGTAACGCCGACGAACTTCCCGGACGCGTCGTAGACCTGGATGCCCAGCTCTTCCATCAGCGAGCGGGCCTTGTCGGTCGGGTTGGCCAGCATCAGCAGCGCCGTCTTCAGCGACGTCCCCGAGTCGCTGCCCATCAGGCCGGCCGAGGCGAACGCGGCCAGCACGCCGGTGGTGTCCTCCACCGACAGGCCCATCTGCGAGGCGACCAGGCCGGCCTGGTTCAGCGCGGCGCCCATGTCGTGGACGTTGCCCTGCGCCTTGCCGGCGCCGGCGGCAAGCAGGTCAGCGATGTGCGGAATGTCCGCGCCCTTGAGCTTGAACTGGGTCATGGCGGACGCTGCGATCTCGGCCGACTCGGCCACGTCCATCTGGCCGGCCGCCGCGAGCGACAGCGCGCCGCTGAGGCCGCCGCCGATGATGTCGCGAACGGTAACACCCGCCTTGGCCAGCTCCGTCTCGGCAGCAGCCGCCTCGGTCGCCGAGTACGATGTCGCCTTGCCGGCCTCCAGGGCGGCATCGCGCAGCATCTGCATCTCGCGGCCGGACGCGTGCGTGGCCGCGTTGACGCCGGACATAGCCTTCTCGAAGCGGGCCGACGCCATGACGACGCCGCCGAACGCCGCCACGCCAACCGTGCCGAGCCGAGCCGCCTGATCGGCCACCTCATCGAGGTGGCCGGCGCGGGCCGCTTGTGCCATCTCGCCGCGGAACTCGCGCATCGACTGGCCGGCGCCGCGCAGCTTGGCCCGGAAGTCCGTGACGTCTGCACCGATCTTGACGGTCACGGTGCGGGCCACGGCTACTCCTTCTTGATCACGCTCGTCAGCACCGCGCGAGGGCGGTCGACGTTGGTGGCGGCTTCTTCGGCGGCGAGCCGCTCATCGGTCACCCGGCAACGCCTGCGGCGCACCTGGTACTCAGGGCCGTCGTCCTCGTGGCTGGTGCACTCCTCCAGCAGCCCGCCGCACAGCGGGCACAGCCAGGAGCGGTAGAGCGCGAGGCCCAACATCCAGTCGCGGTCCTCGTCGGTCCACTGCGGCTCCCGGGTGGTCACCGACCGGACCAGCCGGCCCTCGGCGTCGTACTCGTGCTCGGTGACCTCGGCGGGCTCCCGGCCGTCGAACTGCGACGGCGGGATGCCGAGCCGCTCTGCCGCCTCTACTCGCTGGAGTTGCTCTGGACTATCGCGGAGGCGACGGGCGAAAAAGGGACGGTCAACCGGCCCTCGTTGACGAGGATCGCGGCGTGGAACAGCTCATCCCACTGCCCGTCGGTGATCGCCTCCAGGGTCTCGGCCCACAGCTCGTCGCTGAACTGCGGCTCCACCAGGCAGGCGCGGATCAGGGGTTCGGCGAAGTCGTCGACGTGGACGTTGAGCGCCTTGTCCTGGTCGATGATCTGGCCGTCCTCGCCCTCGTGGGGCGGGTACTTCTGCTTGAGGGTGCGGTACTTCGTGCCGGAGATCGCCTCGATGACGAAGGGCTCGGTCAGCTCGCGGATCTGCGGGCGCAGCGCCTCCATCTGCTCCGCGATCTCGACAACCTCGCCGGAGTCCTCGATCGAGGCTGAGGCGGTCTGCTTCTGCTGCGCTTCGAGGAGCTTCTTGCCGAGCCGCTCGAACTCGTCAACGAGGTCACCGGCGAGGCAGATTTCGACGGTGCGGCGCGGCCTGCGGGCCCGCTTGAGCTTCTCTGCGAACGTGGTCACGAACTCTCCCGCCCAGATCCCGGATGGTGCGCCCGGCCGGCTCCGGGTAGACCGGCCGGGCACGAAAAAACCGCCCCGTTCGGAGGCGGCGGAGAAGGATTACGCAGGTCAGGCGATGGTGGCGCGAAGCTTCGGCTCGGCCGTGATCTTGATAGGGATGTCGTATCTTTCGGGCATGTTGTCCTCGACGTCGAGGACGGCGGTCTCGGCACACATCGCGGGGAAGACCTGCACCGCCTGCCCCGTCGCGGTTGCAGTGGTCGCCGCCAGCGACTTGCGGCGCACCAGGTAGCCGGTCGCGTCCGGGGTCATCGCGTTGTACGCGGTGTCGACGCCGGACTGCTTCTTCAGCCGGATGCGCGGGCCGGAGAACGTCCTGCGCCCGTTGACGTTGGTGTCGAACGTCGACTCGATGGAGCTGGTCGGCGCGTCTGCGGTCTCCGGGGCGAAGCCGGTCGCGCCGTCCTTGGTCATCCACTGCGAGATGCGGATCCCCGCGTCGATCTCCGACTTGGTGGGGGCGGCCGGGTTGGTGATGGACAGCACCCACCACCAGGCCTCTTTGCCGTCGCCGATGATGTCAGGCACGGTCCGTCTCCTTCTTCGTCTCGGTCTTCGGCTTCGCCGGCGGCTCGGCCTCGGTGGTCTTCGGCTCGGTGGTGACCGGCTGCGGGTCGACGAACGGCCCGCTGTCGCCGTCGGCCATCTGCGGCACCCGCGGCTCCCAGCCACGCGCCTCGAACGCGGGCAGCGCGCCGAAGCCGGTCTTCGCCCACGCGCCCAGCTCGGGGTGGTAGATCCACACCTGGCTGGAGTCGGTGGCGCCGTTGTCCGCGAGCGCCCAGCCCGCGGCGATCAGCTCGTCGCGGCGCGCGGCGCCCTCGGCGGGCGCCAGGTAGCCGTCCGGGTCGGCCAGCCAGTACGTCTGCGGGGCGCTCATGCGCGCACCAGCTTGTACGTGACCGACGTGGTGCCGGAGTAGGTGACCGTGGCGAACCCGGTGCTCGGGTCGACGTGGCCGGGGCTGACCCGGAACCAGCGGTCGGCGCCGGCCGGGATCGTCTGCGGCGTGGTGGTGCCCACGTTGCCGAGCGCGGTCTTGCCCGGGTCGGACAGGGTCACGGTGATCGATCCGCCGCCGCCGTTGATGACGATCAGCAGCGCGCCGTTCGTGCCGACGTCGGCCTGGGCGATGGTGTCCGAGGCCGACACGGCGGCCGCGGTGACGGTCGTGGCCGCCGATGTGACGGACACGGCGGTGAGCTGCGCCATGCGGCGCCCCCCTTCAGAGGATGTGGAGATCCGCCGGACGACGGACGGTGAACCTGTGCCGACGCGCCGTACAGTGGCGGCCGTGAGTGATCGAGATGCGCAGATGGCCAGCGAGTACGCGGCGGGCCGGGAGATCCCGGAGATCGCCGCCCGCTACGACGTGCCGGTGGCCTACGTAAAACGGGTCATCGAGGAGGCCGCCGCCGCGCCGCTGCAACCGGTGAGATCGCGGTGGAGCCTCGGCTACCAGGGCAACCGAGCCCTGCTCGCACTCGTCCTCGGCTGGCTCGCATGGCGAGCGAGTGGTGCGCTGACCGTGTGGACGTTCGTGCTCGTCGCCGTCGTGGTGTACACGGCCATCTCGGTCGTGATCGGCCTGCGGCGCCGCTAGCCCGGCGAGCTGACGTACTCGAACACCGTCGCCTGCGTCATCACGAGGCGGCCGGTTGAGCGGTCCCAGTCCGGCGGCCGGGAGTCGACCATCGCCAGCCGCGAGCAGGACCGGCCGGGCACCTCCGGGCGCAGGCCGACCAGCGCTCCGATCACCCGGTCGGTGACCTTGCGGACCGCTTCGGCGTTGCCCGCCACGCTGTGCACGATCGCCGTGCACGTCACCCGGTCGGCGACTTCCTCGAGGGAGACCGCTTCCGGCATGTCGATGTGCACGTACGCCACCGCGTACGGCAGGGCCGGCGGGCTGGCCGGGTCGACTGGGCCGTCCGAGATTGTCAGCGCCGGAGTGAGCGCCCTCAGTGCGGCCAGCACCGGGGCCGCATGTGAGCTGTTCACAGGCCGAGGGCTTTCAGCACGACGTCCTCC is a genomic window of Actinoplanes teichomyceticus ATCC 31121 containing:
- a CDS encoding DUF5047 domain-containing protein: MYPVSPAFAQALRESHTAIVRVDAYLGGSLLASDIPITDGSVSVASGTGVRRTLDVQIADRGLWGTLDTIGVELRPYRGIRYPSGDTELVPLGVFSLDSMSMSVGPSGGISVQSAPDRWARVQRRQFETPTAAVATARISAEIVRLVTGAVPGITTTVTATSTATAGPLIWEQDRAGAVADLATSIGAEAYFDVTGGLVVEDAPLLSQTPVWTVDASPSGVLLSGERLRDRARTYNVVVVYPSSVSGTTPYAPVIAADTDPTSRTYVGGPFGRVPYRYTSQAVTTQAQATVAARALLNRIKAVNAQINVESIVNPALDRGDVITVLTPDGTTELHLVDAVTIPLAPGGTQQITTRSSRPEGDVPTGE
- a CDS encoding carbohydrate binding domain-containing protein; translated protein: MTIAPANSNAYFETDAAGWTAFGGTAARSTAQAHQGAASLLLTADGSATSRVESNAAAGVTPGTEWRADAWVRCSVSRGVSISINWYNSSFGYLSTSTTVTTAVTANTWTQLAVAATAPAGAARAAINVSMTGTPASGTLLYVDESMVRPAAVLTATPEPGNAPPRVLLQLEYIGATSATIVRTDPDGTSSPVRLAEPATLDGSSQWVGYDYESWFGAATTWTATTSTGAFISAPATLTVADIWLRHPGVPSLSQKVDFQGEGTPVRGVVQAVLQPLGRATPIVVSDGVRKAKQGTITIRTKTDAEADALLALLKDLSQLLLDIPPEKQYGSTLRHQYLSIGELTESRLRPDYYPHPWRIWTAPYVAVGRPAGGIVSQRTYTTVLAQHANYQDALARYGTYTDLLTGA
- a CDS encoding phage tail tape measure protein; its protein translation is MARTVTVKIGADVTDFRAKLRGAGQSMREFRGEMAQAARAGHLDEVADQAARLGTVGVAAFGGVVMASARFEKAMSGVNAATHASGREMQMLRDAALEAGKATSYSATEAAAAETELAKAGVTVRDIIGGGLSGALSLAAAGQMDVAESAEIAASAMTQFKLKGADIPHIADLLAAGAGKAQGNVHDMGAALNQAGLVASQMGLSVEDTTGVLAAFASAGLMGSDSGTSLKTALLMLANPTDKARSLMEELGIQVYDASGKFVGVTKLAGSLKSQLGTLTQEQRNSALATIFGSDAIRAASVLYEQGASGIQTWIDKVDDQGYAADTARRQTDNLIGDLERLQGSLETLAIENGSGANGGLRMLAQGANAAVDQISELPPMVGQGITVLAGLGGAVLLLGAGWVKARRSTAAALDELRATGPVGTRAASGLQRVAGAAGKVAGAFVALQAADAVIGQFQKDLNPQAEALAAGLGRYAQSGQLAGEASRLLGGDLSKLDGQFQILADSGGKATWARGLQSGLESLIPGLDGTEGSLAKTRERVTALDQALSQMVQGGQADQAKVAFTNLSRELATNGVSMEEFRAQFPAYAAALEVSNGTTADATAKTGELGGALQSGTSTQKEYTSAVEASAAAVRGERSALNDLAKQLKSEADPVFGFLDAQQKLTEAQKASAEAVKKHGKNSAEAKEATRNLALAAIELEGRAGALGQTFDGEMTPALRSTLRAAGLSERQISGLAGQFRQAKEDGDEFAGRYKADVSLSGYGGVTGQLDKLLIYQQALKKGISVSAAASAFNKNARPEFHAGGWTGPGGKYEPAGVVHADEFVIRKEARQKIEAANPGLLDEMNATGQVRGYATGGLVLPFPASVAGARIPSRAEVAKAVGPVFDRDWPSSPGAQRGDSGVWHKIVQLIKSTGPLSGEFGNAFRPGDPKWHGSGRAVDWMGYEQDALASFLASKRPLELIHRTKSRDYAYTRGVNKGSFNAALMEAHRNHIHVAMANGGVINEHVIGYGRSGATYEFGEAGPERVTPLRGYAGGGYVNVAPTTTAPTGFRPTGTRLDYLESLLAARSAVSALTAALKENGRTWSTATAKGRDNRSALIAGVRAAQQAAEAKYAETGSVKAANRVYDDYIKQLDRALKAMGVNAKQRRALIKTYSEKPKYDLPETAPRAPSNSSGRVRSITDQMAAEEALGDARKAFAWTKPTFNTKTVAGRSELTQLFAYLGAAEQAAQSLYAEGGNAKAATALYNSYLGQLRTILSRSGMSKAQIDSLLRTYGRITLSKNALGGVYERAGGGLREAQIAAGGPTMYAWAERETGGEAFIPRLGDKARSLAIWQHVGERWLQQPVWRPGSAAAGPGVARHITVEAPITIALGPDTIRRQVRIEVDTVLGEVAAATVYQTA